In Paenibacillus kyungheensis, the following are encoded in one genomic region:
- a CDS encoding DUF3502 domain-containing protein, whose protein sequence is MSRFRKLTISVLIAVMVISLAACGGKKESSSAGGDTSQFVTISFVVLGDKPKNGQFEKVMEKVNAIMKEKINAELQWKWVEWADWQTKYNLLLASGEPVDLVTIGTDWLDTWSNAQRGAFLPLDDLLPKYAPQTWKEIPQEDWAQSKYNGKIVLIPENDYTQWINHGFFYRGDWAKQAGITEPIKDWNTIGKYLQWIKDNKPDVIPYDVQASTSNFGGWVQSYTPHLELPISTGYMPIFNTESYDDRYKVVSPVFEDTFLDFAKMMKDWADKGYWREDVLNNKNDARNALRAGQNGMDSHHTQTFSGLRVQMDKDQPGSELMMYPFSRTSNNLLEMPITHGGVSLGAHSKNPERALMAYDLIRNNKEIYQLINYGMEGVQYDIKDGKRVLPANYNETNDSFYSDFWAGRMDKFEIPSDTTWDKIDTMYKEYDKIKKPYPYGQFVFDKTAIESELTAISQVTGEMGPAISYGKAGDPTQAVQEYRDKLKLAGYDKVMAELQRQLDAYKAQMDSTANK, encoded by the coding sequence ATGTCCAGATTTCGTAAATTAACGATTTCAGTATTGATTGCTGTTATGGTCATTAGTCTCGCAGCGTGTGGTGGTAAAAAAGAAAGCAGTAGTGCAGGCGGTGATACCTCTCAATTTGTAACGATCAGCTTCGTCGTACTTGGCGATAAGCCGAAGAACGGGCAATTTGAAAAAGTCATGGAAAAAGTCAATGCGATTATGAAAGAAAAGATCAATGCAGAACTGCAATGGAAATGGGTCGAATGGGCAGATTGGCAGACCAAATATAATTTGTTACTTGCATCCGGTGAACCTGTCGATCTTGTCACGATCGGAACGGACTGGTTAGATACATGGTCGAATGCACAACGGGGTGCTTTTTTACCATTAGATGATCTTCTTCCTAAGTATGCTCCTCAGACTTGGAAAGAGATTCCTCAAGAAGACTGGGCACAAAGTAAATATAATGGCAAAATCGTTCTGATTCCTGAGAACGATTACACGCAATGGATTAATCATGGATTCTTCTATCGTGGGGACTGGGCGAAGCAAGCAGGAATTACAGAACCGATCAAAGATTGGAATACGATTGGCAAATACCTGCAATGGATCAAAGACAACAAACCAGATGTGATTCCTTATGATGTACAAGCAAGTACAAGTAACTTTGGTGGCTGGGTACAATCGTATACGCCTCATTTAGAGTTACCGATTTCTACAGGATATATGCCTATTTTCAATACAGAATCGTATGATGATCGCTATAAAGTCGTTAGCCCTGTATTTGAAGATACGTTCCTCGACTTTGCTAAAATGATGAAAGATTGGGCTGATAAAGGATACTGGCGCGAAGATGTACTGAATAACAAAAATGATGCACGTAACGCACTACGTGCAGGTCAGAACGGGATGGACAGTCATCATACACAGACATTCTCTGGACTTCGCGTGCAAATGGATAAAGATCAACCGGGTTCTGAATTGATGATGTATCCTTTCTCCCGTACAAGCAATAACTTACTGGAAATGCCAATCACGCATGGTGGTGTATCTCTAGGTGCACACAGCAAAAATCCTGAACGTGCATTGATGGCTTACGATCTGATTCGCAATAACAAAGAAATTTACCAGTTGATTAACTACGGTATGGAAGGCGTTCAATACGATATCAAAGATGGTAAACGTGTTCTTCCTGCCAACTACAACGAGACGAATGATTCGTTCTACTCTGACTTCTGGGCAGGACGTATGGACAAATTCGAGATTCCTAGTGATACCACATGGGACAAAATCGATACGATGTACAAAGAATACGACAAAATCAAAAAACCGTATCCATATGGACAATTCGTATTCGATAAAACAGCGATTGAGTCTGAATTAACAGCGATCTCTCAAGTTACAGGTGAAATGGGCCCTGCAATTTCTTACGGTAAAGCTGGCGACCCTACGCAAGCTGTACAAGAGTATCGCGATAAGCTCAAATTGGCGGGCTACGATAAAGTGATGGCTGAACTACAACGTCAATTAGATGCTTACAAAGCCCAGATGGATAGTACAGCTAATAAATAA